The Ziziphus jujuba cultivar Dongzao chromosome 5, ASM3175591v1 genome segment TTCATGGTCTCCATGTAAGCTTCCTCAACATCACCACCGAAGCTTCCACCGCTCAGATGCAGCTCCTCCATTCTCCGAACCTTCCGTCCGGCCTTGATGTGGTCGATCTCCCTCTCGTCGACTTATCCACACTCGTAAGCAAAGATGCACTGGTCTTGACCCGTCTATCTATTAACGTAGAACAAAGTTTCGGTTGCCTGAAGTCTGTCCTCCTCAACTTGGGTAAGCTTAATGCTCTTGTCATTGATCTGTTTTGCACCCAGGCTTTCGACGTTTGCAAAGAGCTTTCAATTCCAGTCTACTCCTTCTGCACGACGTCTGCTGCTTTTCTTGCTTTCTCGCTTTATATCCCTACCATGGACCGCGAGATAGAGGGAGAGTATGTGGATCTTCCAGAACCGGTTCGGTTACCGGGTTGCTCTCGCGTACGGATCGAAGACCTTCTCGACCAAGTTCGGGATCGGAAAAATGACGAGTACAAATGGTACAAGTACCACGTCAGCAGGTTGCCCAAGGCAGCTGGGATTTTAGTCAACACGTGGGAGGATCTAGAACCTATTGCGCTTGGAGCCATCAGGGAAAACCCCGTCTATACAGAAATACCGACGCCCCAGATTTACCCGGTTGGACCGTTGATTAAAGATATCGAGCCGTTGACGGCATCGGACGTTGACTGTTTAGCGTGGCTGGATAAGCAACCGACAGACTCGGTCATATTCATCGCGCTCGGTAGCGGCGGGACGTTGTCAACTCAGCAACTCACCGAGTTTGCGTGGGGTTTAGAACTGAGTGGACAGCGGTTCATTTGGGTCGTCCGATTGCCATCTGATATAGCTTGTGACATGGCTTCGTTCTTTTGCGCGGGTGATGGCGAAGCAATTAATGACGGGAGGGAAATGGAATATTTGCCAGAGGGATTCTTGGAAAGGACCAAAGAGGTGGGTCTCGTTGTATCGTCTTGGGCCCCACAGGTGGCGGTGCTAAGCCACCCATCGACCGGCGCGTTTGTATCGCACTGCGGATGGAACTCATCGCTGGAAAGCGTCAGGTGCGGAGTCCCGATGATCGGTTGGCCGCTTTACGCGGAGCAGCGAATGAACGCCACGATGCTGATGGAGGATGTGGGAGTGCTTACGAAGCCGGTGGTGGAACCGGGACAGAAAACGATCGGACGGCTAGAGATTGAGAGGTTGATGAGGACGGCCATCGAAGGAGAGGAAGGAAAAGCGTGTAGACGGAAGGCTAAAGAATTAAAAGAAAGCGCAGGGAAAACCTTGAGTATCGGTGGTGCTTCTTACGAATCACTATCTCATCTGGCCAAACAATGGAAAGCTTATTAGCAGTactatttgataatataataaagGGAATGTGCACGTACCGTTTGGTTGGTactatttgataatatttatgttgtgtttgtCGGCATGTATACGAGAAGTGGTTGTTGTGTTTTACGAATTTTATGcgtattaatttttcaaaatcaataaattgaaaataaggtaTGCATGcacagtaatatatatatatatatatatattagcaaaaataatattattctgGCATTCCATAAAAACTTTAAATTGCAATTCATAAAAAACATATAGTttggttaattttatttttttttttggtgaatatggtttggttaattacaaaaataggATAGGAGTAATATTATTACTGGTATCcgttacaaaatttaaaaatattattacttcATAAAAAAAGACATATCCTTTTAATCAGGTTTCAcaggaaattaaaagaaaaaacagaacagTATATACTTTTCAGTTCTAATTAtatactctctttttttttttttaatattaaatatgaacAATTTTGTGCCCATATGCCATAAATTCAtcccttctttttcttgtcGATTCTTTTGTCTACCCCACGCGAATGATCGAGTCGATTCTTTCTTTTTACTCTTATTGATAGTCACGTCGATTCTTTCTTTTTACTCTTATTGATAGTCACGCGTTTTCAATTCGTCTTCTTTTGCCTGGAAAGTTTAGGCCATATCTGGACCTTTGATTTTAGAAGGGAAAAGGAAAATCGTGAtagattttagttttctatGTTTGGTTAAGAAAAAATGCAGCGAGGAGAAAAAGATGAGAGGCAATGTAGAGGGAAAATTGTATTAAACTAGGATTTTCACttttgatacaaacctaggacgatttgctcctaaacccgtattatattagtccggatctcaattaagttcaagttctaatggaatgaacctcaacccctaaccaacctgtggttagaaatcttggaataatgtagacgccacaataagggatggaaaacctattgataagttaagctaaaacaaccaattctctaatggtgttttaagtgttctcaaagaataaagagataattaatctcacaagtattttcttaatcaaatcaaagttgtcttcttattgaaaaataagcctctaaataggctacaaaatcacgaaataaaaccctaaaaaca includes the following:
- the LOC107420196 gene encoding anthocyanidin 3-O-glucosyltransferase 5-like isoform X1; translation: MVLAESEIATTPHVAVVSSPGMGHIIPLFEFARCLVTLHGLHVSFLNITTEASTAQMQLLHSPNLPSGLDVVDLPLVDLSTLVSKDALVLTRLSINVEQSFGCLKSVLLNLGKLNALVIDLFCTQAFDVCKELSIPVYSFCTTSAAFLAFSLYIPTMDREIEGEYVDLPEPVRLPGCSRVRIEDLLDQVRDRKNDEYKWYKYHVSRLPKAAGILVNTWEDLEPIALGAIRENPVYTEIPTPQIYPVGPLIKDIEPLTASDVDCLAWLDKQPTDSVIFIALGSGGTLSTQQLTEFAWGLELSGQRFIWVVRLPSDIACDMASFFCAGDGEAINDGREMEYLPEGFLERTKEVGLVVSSWAPQVAVLSHPSTGAFVSHCGWNSSLESVRCGVPMIGWPLYAEQRMNATMLMEDVGVLTKPVVEPGQKTIGRLEIERLMRTAIEGEEGKACRRKAKELKESAGKTLSIGGASYESLSHLAKQWKAY
- the LOC107420196 gene encoding anthocyanidin 3-O-glucosyltransferase 5-like isoform X2; protein product: MVLAESEIATTPHVAVVSSPGMGHIIPLFEFARCLVTLHGLHVSFLNITTEASTAQMQLLHSPNLPSGLDVVDLPLVDLSTLAFDVCKELSIPVYSFCTTSAAFLAFSLYIPTMDREIEGEYVDLPEPVRLPGCSRVRIEDLLDQVRDRKNDEYKWYKYHVSRLPKAAGILVNTWEDLEPIALGAIRENPVYTEIPTPQIYPVGPLIKDIEPLTASDVDCLAWLDKQPTDSVIFIALGSGGTLSTQQLTEFAWGLELSGQRFIWVVRLPSDIACDMASFFCAGDGEAINDGREMEYLPEGFLERTKEVGLVVSSWAPQVAVLSHPSTGAFVSHCGWNSSLESVRCGVPMIGWPLYAEQRMNATMLMEDVGVLTKPVVEPGQKTIGRLEIERLMRTAIEGEEGKACRRKAKELKESAGKTLSIGGASYESLSHLAKQWKAY